A single window of Undibacterium sp. 5I1 DNA harbors:
- a CDS encoding metallophosphoesterase encodes MSLYQFRSPLVRLSALSLLAVLSACSTVKTTSAPDQASSSTAAKSSVLYSWVVLGENGQAVARSVTQDAVCPSMIIDGTTQIMQVRAAAGTVTQRVTASSAEDSKPSDFPILTCEATLSPAIKSASIAGQNLPLPKAAPQKIIVIGDTGCRMKKTDNYYQPCNDVSKWAFHDVIKTAATFKPDLVIHVGDYHYRENRCPDGNADCAGSPWGYGWDTWNADFFAPAAPLLRVAPWVFVRGNHESCVRAGQGWWRLMDPRPLLVGRDCNLPQDDLSGDYSAPYGVPLGKIGTDDAQLIVFDSAKVPNKVLAKTDPAYALYMNQFNQVEQLSKQASFNIFVDHHPILGFAPEKKKGGAIDFKPGNAALQDLMQNIHFARLFPDNVQAVLSGHVHLFEAITFKTDHPTQFVTGNGGSSLDIPMPNVRPATATPFMGAEVDYFSNTNDVGFMTMEREVQGWKMQAWNKDGKLMTNCLLKNGKTTCEAAAQ; translated from the coding sequence ATGTCGTTATATCAATTTCGGTCGCCGCTGGTGCGTTTGAGTGCTTTATCACTGCTTGCGGTGCTGAGCGCCTGTAGCACGGTAAAAACTACATCGGCACCAGACCAGGCTTCATCATCCACCGCCGCTAAAAGTAGCGTGCTGTATTCGTGGGTAGTGTTGGGTGAAAACGGCCAAGCGGTGGCGCGCAGTGTGACGCAAGACGCGGTTTGCCCGTCTATGATCATTGATGGCACAACGCAAATTATGCAGGTGCGCGCCGCTGCGGGCACTGTGACGCAACGTGTAACCGCCAGTAGTGCGGAGGATTCTAAGCCTTCTGATTTTCCTATCCTGACGTGCGAAGCGACATTAAGCCCTGCGATCAAATCGGCCAGTATTGCGGGTCAAAATTTGCCACTTCCTAAAGCCGCGCCGCAAAAAATTATCGTAATCGGTGACACCGGTTGCCGTATGAAGAAGACGGATAATTATTACCAACCGTGTAATGACGTCAGCAAATGGGCATTCCATGACGTGATTAAAACTGCTGCTACATTTAAACCCGATTTAGTCATCCATGTCGGCGATTATCACTACCGGGAAAATCGCTGCCCCGACGGCAATGCGGATTGCGCCGGCAGTCCTTGGGGTTATGGCTGGGATACCTGGAATGCCGATTTTTTTGCGCCAGCCGCACCTTTATTGCGTGTTGCACCTTGGGTATTTGTCCGTGGCAATCATGAGAGCTGCGTTCGCGCAGGCCAGGGCTGGTGGCGCTTGATGGACCCGCGCCCTTTGCTGGTGGGGCGTGATTGTAACCTGCCCCAAGATGATTTAAGCGGCGACTACAGCGCACCGTATGGCGTGCCTTTGGGTAAGATCGGGACTGATGATGCGCAACTGATCGTATTCGATTCTGCCAAAGTTCCGAATAAAGTCTTGGCAAAAACCGACCCTGCTTATGCCTTGTATATGAACCAGTTCAATCAGGTAGAGCAACTGTCAAAGCAAGCTAGCTTCAATATTTTTGTCGACCACCATCCTATACTCGGGTTTGCACCGGAGAAGAAAAAAGGTGGCGCGATTGATTTCAAACCAGGTAACGCCGCCTTGCAAGATCTGATGCAAAACATTCATTTTGCCCGTCTGTTCCCAGACAATGTACAAGCCGTTTTATCCGGCCATGTACATTTGTTTGAGGCGATTACCTTCAAAACCGATCACCCGACGCAATTTGTGACTGGCAATGGCGGCTCGTCGCTGGACATTCCTATGCCTAATGTACGTCCTGCTACGGCGACACCATTTATGGGTGCTGAGGTGGATTATTTCAGCAATACCAATGACGTTGGCTTTATGACGATGGAGCGTGAAGTACAGGGCTGGAAGATGCAAGCCTGGAATAAAGACGGCAAGTTGATGACTAATTGTTTGCTTAAAAATGGCAAAACTACTTGTGAGGCTGCCGCGCAATAG
- a CDS encoding energy transducer TonB codes for MSATTRHCYAIAALLLAVASAPTFAAEIKSPFDTKNCEMPAYPDKSLSQSEEGMVKLQFVTDAAGKVVDAKVVQSSGHRSLDNASLNAVKECNFKPVATAQLVAKNWSNISFVWVME; via the coding sequence ATGTCTGCAACTACTCGTCATTGCTACGCCATTGCTGCCTTGTTACTGGCGGTCGCTTCTGCTCCTACATTCGCGGCAGAGATCAAAAGTCCTTTCGATACGAAGAACTGTGAAATGCCTGCTTATCCAGATAAATCACTCAGCCAAAGTGAAGAAGGCATGGTCAAGTTGCAGTTTGTAACCGATGCCGCAGGCAAGGTGGTCGATGCCAAAGTAGTCCAGTCTAGCGGACATCGCAGTCTGGATAATGCGTCACTGAATGCGGTAAAAGAATGCAATTTTAAGCCGGTAGCGACCGCTCAGTTAGTCGCCAAAAACTGGAGCAATATCTCGTTCGTGTGGGTGATGGAATAA
- a CDS encoding methylated-DNA--[protein]-cysteine S-methyltransferase has product MFYTQINSPLKTILLAATEQGLAGVYFERHSHFKGSEGWIRHDSHPVLQLAAQQLDEYFSGQRQMFDIPLADSLGTAFQKAVWQILRSIPYGSTMSYGEIAQQLNNPGAVRAVGAANGRNPLSIIVPCHRVIASSGALTGYAGGLQNKQWLLALEGHRSLL; this is encoded by the coding sequence ATGTTTTATACCCAAATCAATAGCCCGCTCAAGACCATTTTGTTAGCCGCGACCGAACAAGGTTTGGCTGGCGTGTATTTTGAGCGGCATAGCCATTTTAAAGGCAGTGAGGGCTGGATCAGGCACGACAGCCATCCGGTCTTGCAACTCGCCGCGCAGCAACTGGACGAGTATTTTTCAGGACAGCGCCAGATGTTTGATATCCCGCTGGCTGATTCGCTTGGGACGGCGTTTCAAAAAGCGGTGTGGCAAATCTTACGCAGCATTCCTTATGGCAGCACCATGAGCTACGGCGAGATCGCTCAACAGCTCAACAACCCGGGCGCAGTGCGTGCGGTAGGCGCTGCCAATGGTCGCAATCCGCTGTCGATTATTGTCCCTTGCCACCGAGTGATCGCCAGCTCCGGCGCGTTGACGGGTTATGCGGGTGGTTTGCAGAATAAGCAGTGGTTGCTGGCGCTAGAAGGTCATCGTTCTTTGCTGTGA
- a CDS encoding AlkA N-terminal domain-containing protein — protein MSTINLSDFSTTFNDTAERDQYFYRALSAKDSRFDGVFFAGISTTGIYCRPVCRVKTPRASSCHFFDTAAAAEAAGFRPCLRCRPELAPYALQQNLAYAVWQRIAAGALNDAGIEALALQVGLSSRQLRRVLLQQFGVTPVELAQTQRLLFAKKLLQETHLPMAEVAYAAGFGSVRRFNALFASRYKMAPGSIRRTASEESEGLVLRLAYRPPYAWDALMGYLRGRAMPGLEAVLDHNGSSSYVRTVQLEGKTGWLQITHVPDKQQLALKLAPALSSVLMPLIAKVRQLCDLEANPVVIQSHLANDPLLAAQIDRTPGLRVPGAFDVFELAIRAVLGQQVSVAGATTVSGRLVQRFGEVTSTPFAAIGFHFPSPARLAHLSVEDIAQIGVPKSRAATIQNVARFALDGGLQRQLGLNFNEVVTQLKTVGGIGEWTAQYIALRALRHPDAFPAGDLALQKAAAVLPEVRLTEKQLHQRANAWSPWRAYAALLLWQSLSKESKEGK, from the coding sequence ATGAGCACGATAAATTTATCCGATTTCTCTACTACGTTTAACGATACTGCCGAACGCGACCAGTATTTTTATCGTGCTTTGTCCGCCAAGGACAGTCGCTTTGACGGCGTATTTTTTGCCGGTATCAGCACCACGGGCATTTATTGTCGTCCGGTTTGCCGGGTCAAAACACCACGCGCATCTTCTTGTCATTTTTTTGATACCGCTGCGGCGGCAGAGGCAGCGGGTTTCCGGCCTTGTCTGCGCTGTCGTCCTGAGCTTGCGCCCTATGCTTTACAACAAAATCTGGCGTATGCCGTGTGGCAGCGAATTGCCGCCGGTGCCTTGAATGATGCCGGGATAGAAGCGTTGGCGCTGCAAGTCGGTTTGTCTTCGCGCCAATTACGCCGCGTGTTGTTACAGCAGTTTGGGGTGACGCCGGTTGAACTGGCGCAGACGCAGCGGCTTTTATTCGCTAAAAAACTGCTGCAAGAAACTCACTTGCCAATGGCAGAAGTGGCTTACGCCGCAGGCTTTGGCAGCGTGCGGCGCTTTAATGCGTTGTTTGCCAGTCGTTACAAAATGGCGCCCGGATCGATACGTCGCACGGCGTCAGAAGAGAGTGAGGGTTTGGTCTTGCGTCTGGCGTATCGCCCGCCTTATGCCTGGGATGCGTTGATGGGGTATTTGCGCGGGCGCGCCATGCCGGGGCTGGAGGCGGTATTGGATCACAATGGGTCTTCCTCTTATGTCCGCACTGTGCAATTGGAGGGGAAAACCGGCTGGCTGCAAATTACCCATGTGCCAGACAAACAGCAACTCGCCTTAAAACTTGCCCCCGCATTGTCGTCCGTGCTGATGCCCTTAATCGCTAAGGTGCGCCAGCTTTGTGATCTGGAAGCGAATCCCGTAGTGATTCAATCGCATCTGGCAAATGATCCCTTGCTGGCGGCACAAATAGACCGCACCCCGGGTTTGCGGGTTCCGGGTGCGTTTGATGTGTTTGAGCTGGCGATCCGCGCCGTACTTGGGCAGCAAGTCAGCGTCGCCGGCGCGACCACCGTCTCTGGCCGACTGGTGCAGCGGTTTGGTGAGGTGACCAGCACGCCGTTTGCGGCCATCGGTTTTCACTTCCCTAGCCCCGCCAGACTGGCGCACTTATCGGTGGAAGACATCGCGCAGATTGGCGTCCCAAAAAGCCGCGCCGCGACTATCCAAAACGTCGCACGATTCGCGCTTGACGGTGGCTTACAACGGCAACTGGGACTTAATTTTAATGAAGTCGTTACCCAGTTAAAAACGGTGGGTGGCATCGGCGAATGGACTGCTCAATACATCGCCTTGCGTGCTTTGCGTCACCCCGACGCTTTCCCTGCGGGTGATTTAGCACTGCAAAAAGCCGCGGCTGTATTGCCGGAAGTCCGGCTGACCGAGAAGCAGTTGCACCAGCGCGCAAACGCCTGGTCGCCCTGGCGCGCGTATGCCGCACTGCTGTTATGGCAATCACTGAGTAAGGAAAGTAAAGAGGGAAAATAA
- a CDS encoding pyridoxal phosphate-dependent aminotransferase — translation MFLPQARPIVQQLGASQIREVANAGIGMTDVLPFWFGEPDQMTPQFIRDVAKQALDAGDTFYTHNYGIPALRQAIASYLSRLHQPISMERIAVTSSGVSALMLVAQTILNPGERVVAVTPLWPNLTEIPKILGANMVTVPLQFGLSWELDLPLLLNALTPDTKMLMLNSPNNPTGWVMPRDQQEIVLAHCRQHGIWILADDVYERLVYNDSSSVSGSVSNDPSALACAPSFLDIVSPEDRVISTNSFSKSWLMTGWRLGWIVAPLSVMADLGKLIEFNTSCAPGFIQTAAIAALEQGEPIVQNTLIRYQAARDFLYQSLNDLPGITTPKPKGAMYLFFRFDGATDTLSLCKRLVKEAGLGLAPGSAFGNEGEGYVRWCFASSLDKLELGVQRLQRFMEKG, via the coding sequence ATGTTCTTGCCACAAGCCCGCCCTATCGTCCAGCAACTCGGTGCATCACAGATACGTGAAGTGGCAAATGCAGGCATAGGTATGACGGATGTTTTGCCTTTTTGGTTTGGCGAACCCGATCAGATGACGCCGCAATTTATCCGCGATGTGGCAAAACAGGCGCTGGATGCTGGCGATACTTTTTACACCCATAACTACGGTATTCCTGCATTGCGGCAAGCCATTGCAAGTTACCTGTCACGCTTGCATCAGCCCATCAGCATGGAACGTATTGCCGTGACTTCATCTGGCGTATCGGCCTTAATGCTGGTGGCGCAGACCATCTTGAATCCCGGCGAAAGAGTCGTCGCAGTCACACCGCTGTGGCCAAACTTAACCGAAATTCCCAAGATACTCGGTGCAAACATGGTCACTGTGCCTCTGCAATTTGGTTTGAGCTGGGAATTAGATTTGCCATTGCTGCTAAATGCTTTAACGCCCGATACCAAAATGCTGATGCTCAACTCACCGAATAATCCGACCGGCTGGGTCATGCCGCGTGATCAGCAAGAAATCGTCTTGGCACATTGTCGTCAACATGGCATCTGGATTTTGGCAGACGATGTGTATGAGCGTCTGGTGTACAACGATAGCAGTAGCGTCAGTGGAAGCGTCAGCAACGATCCATCGGCATTAGCATGCGCGCCCTCGTTTTTGGATATCGTCAGCCCAGAAGATAGGGTAATTTCTACCAATAGTTTTTCAAAATCCTGGCTCATGACGGGCTGGCGTCTAGGCTGGATCGTCGCACCATTAAGCGTGATGGCAGACCTCGGCAAGCTGATCGAATTTAATACTTCCTGCGCCCCCGGCTTCATCCAAACCGCTGCCATCGCCGCACTGGAACAAGGCGAACCCATCGTACAAAATACATTGATACGTTATCAGGCCGCGCGCGATTTTCTATATCAAAGTCTGAATGATTTACCCGGCATTACGACACCCAAACCCAAGGGTGCGATGTATTTATTTTTCCGTTTTGACGGCGCAACCGACACACTCAGTTTATGCAAACGTCTGGTGAAAGAAGCAGGGCTAGGGCTGGCACCCGGCAGCGCTTTTGGTAATGAAGGCGAAGGCTATGTGCGCTGGTGCTTTGCCAGCTCTTTAGACAAACTGGAGTTGGGTGTGCAACGTCTGCAAAGGTTTATGGAAAAAGGTTGA